Proteins from a single region of Trichoplusia ni isolate ovarian cell line Hi5 chromosome 3, tn1, whole genome shotgun sequence:
- the LOC113508716 gene encoding uncharacterized protein LOC113508716, whose protein sequence is MKRIFLFLILCGLSYGQEVPTGAIVDVIHAAARSSSVIAKLCWSPSKILDFYSTLAEQYTQFTTGEVINGDDAQFYDEEHHAVFLADLECPDIIKYFQNNSARNFFRAPFRWILFGSFRNNSQDVVPEEIASIDVLVDSEVVVIQSNKDIYEMHFIYKISSNHTWKTEFYGTWDATNRFQKSKQLSEATALRRLDIEGYEIAICYVITNNESINHLTDGVDDHVDTITKVNFPTTNHLLDFLNAKRKYIFADTWGYRVNGTWNGMTGYLVRGEVEIGGSPMFFTFERISIVDYIASPTPTRSKFVFQQPKLSYENNLFLLPFNTTVWYSTMALVFIIYLVLLMVTKWEWKKTKDRIEKRQRDSGVLRANISDIIILMFGAACQQGSPCELKGSLGRVVMLVLFLALMFLYTSYSANIVALLQSSSSHIKTLEDLLHSRIKFGVHDTVFNRYYFSTATEPIRKEIYQKKVAPPGTPPRFMTMDEGVLKIRKGLFAFHMETGVGYKFVGKYFNEGEKCGLREIQYLQVIDPWLAVRKNTPFREMFTIGTRRIQEHGLQHRENHLMYEKRPKCSGGGSNFVSVSMVDCYPAVLILTYGTILSLFLLGFEILFHKRQTLIHKLGCMKHNYTCDNRYTLEDKMKSPLFFIIIIFCLEKCVSISNQTNELKMIVDFVQSYDKPTTVVARVCWKTAEKVKLANMLAIAEKPRNIAFLGKRKAVKYSKPNNDILFVIDLNCEDSNTFFMQAEKNKLFTKHYRWFIFGTKEVDDVIPYELENINILIDSDVIIKQEMDNEECVLKSIYKINTDRDWISRHYGTWSPNYGLILAKDNKISNVMKRKDLRGEPVTTSVVISDNSTKTELFDLRHLTIDTTSKSAYRIVYPLHYFLNSSARLTFSDTWGYYINNTWNGMIGDIHLVKADLCGTVTFMTKERATVLEYLIRPTPVNSKFVFRQPPLSYQNNLFLLPFTTSVWYCAAVFVLILTFILYINTQWDNKKYEEYNKQKMDQSCLPPTWSDITIFVLSAISQQGSSNELKGTLGRFVMFLVFLAFLFIYTSYSANIVALLQSTSNQIRTLSDLLNSKLELGVEDVAYNKYYFSPAYASRNPIAKAIYETKIAPKGSPNFMSIEEGIKRMQKKPFAFNMNLGVGYKIIAAYFQEHEKCGLQEIDFIQGNHPWLCCRKNSPFTELYKVGLMRIEEHGLSDRENNLIYAKKPVCTSMGGSFGSVNMVDFYPVLLMLLYGMIFALALLAAEVFVHRRKQKKLRFNEVHSE, encoded by the exons ATGAAGAGAATATTCCTGTTTCTAATATTATGTGGTCTGAGTTACGGGCAAGAGGTGCCCACAGGCGCAATTGTTGATGTTATCCACGCTGCTGCTCGATCTTCTTCTGTTATTGCTAAGTTGTGCTGGAGTCCAT CTAAAATTCTGGACTTTTATTCGACTTTAGCTGAACAGTATACTCAATTTACTACCGGAGAAGTTATAAATGGTGACGACGCTCAGTTTTATGATGAAGAGCATCATGCCGTATTTCTGGCTGATTTGGAATGTcctgatattataaaatactttcaaaat AATAGCGCAAGAAATTTCTTTCGGGCTCCATTTCGATGGATTCTTTTTGGGAGCTTTCGGAACAATAGCCAGGATGTTGTACCAGAAGAAATCGCTAGCATCGATGTATTGGTCGACTCAGAAGTAGTTGTTATTCAGAGTAACAAGGACATCTATGAAATGCACTTCA TTTACAAAATCAGCTCAAATCACACGTGGAAAACCGAGTTTTATGGAACTTGGGATGCGACAAATAGGTTTCAAAAATCTAAGCAACTCTCCGAAGCGACAGCTTTAAGACGTTTGGACATCGAGGGATATGAAATCGCGATTTGTTACGTTATCACGAACAATGAGAGCATTAACCATTTAACCGATGGAGT ggACGATCATGTCGATACAATTACGAAAGTGAACTTCCCCACTACGAACCACTTACTGGATTTCCTTAACGCTAagaggaaatatatttttgctgaTACTTGGGGCTACCGAGTCAATGGGACTTGGAATGGTATGACGGGTTACTTGGTACGAGGGGAAGTAGAGATCGGAG gATCGCCAATGTTCTTCACATTTGAACGGATATCAATAGTAGACTACATAGCCAGTCCGACACCAACCCGTTCGAAATTCGTTTTCCAACAACCTAAGTTGTCTTACGAGAACAATTTGTTCTTACTCCCTTTCAACACAACAGTTTGGTACAGTACCATGGCGCTGGTCTTTATAATCTACCTAGTACTCCTCATGGTCACGAAATGGGAATGGAAAAAAACCAAGGATAGGATTGAAAAA AGACAAAGAGATTCTGGCGTCTTAAGAGCCAATATCTcagacattataattttaatgtttgggGCCGCGTGCCAACAAGGAAGTCCTTGTGAATTAAAAG GATCTTTAGGAAGAGTGGTAATGCTGGTCTTATTCCTTGCTCTGATGTTCCTCTACACGTCTTACTCAGCCAACATCGTGGCTCTTCTGCAATCCAGTTCATCTCATATCAAGACCTTAGAAGACCTGCTCCATTCTAGGATCAAATTTGGAGTTCACGATACTGTCttcaatagatattatttttcg ACTGCAACTGAACCGATAAGAAAAGAAATCTATCAAAAGAAAGTCGCACCTCCTGGCACCCCTCCCAGATTCATGACGATGGATGAAGGCGTCTTAAAAATTCGAAAG GGTCTTTTTGCTTTCCACATGGAAACTGGAGTCGGTTACAAATTCGTTGGCAAATATTTCAATGAAGGCGAAAAGTGTGGGCTACGGGAAATACAGTATCTGCAAGTTATCGATCCTTGGTTAGCTGTCAGAAAGAATACACCATTTAGGGAAATGTTTACGATTGG AACGAGGCGCATTCAAGAACATGGACTGCAACATCGTGAAAATCACTTAATGTACGAAAAAAGACCAAAATGCAGTGGGGGAGGATCCAACTTCGTTTCAGTCAGCATGGTGGACTGCTATCCGGCTGTACTCATATTAACCTACGGCACCATACTCTCTTTGTTCCTCTTAGGATTCGAAATACTATTTCACAAAAGACAAACATTGATACACAAGTTGGGCTGTATGAAGCATAATTACAC CTGTGATAACAGA TATACACTAGAAGACAAAATGAAGTCACCtttattctttataattataatattttgtttggaaaaatgtgtttcaatttCCAACCAAACGAATGAGCTCAAAATGATTGTTGATTTTGTCCAGTCTTATGATAAACCGACTACTGTCGTTGCAAGAGTTTGCTGGAAGACAG CTGAGAAGGTGAAATTGGCTAACATGTTGGCAATTGCAGAAAAACCAAGAAATATTGCGTTTTTGGGTAAACGTAAAGCtgttaaatattcaaaaccaaATAACGATATCTTGTTTGTGATTGATTTAAATTGCGAAGATAGCAATACTTTCTTTATGCAG gcagaaaaaaataaattattcactaAGCACTACAGATGGTTCATATTTGGAACAAAAGAAGTCGATGATGTTATCCCATACgaacttgaaaatattaatattttgattgattcagacgttattataaaacaagaaaTGGATAACGAGGAATGTGTGTTAAAGTCAA tttacaaaattaatacgGACCGCGATTGGATAAGCAGACACTACGGCACATGGTCACCTAATTACGGACTCATATTagcaaaagataataaaatttccAATGTGATGAAACGAAAAGATCTGAGAGGAGAACCAGTGACTACTTCTGTTGTAATATCAGATAATAGTACAAAAACTGAGTTATTTGACTTGAG ACATCTTACGATAGACACTACTTCTAAATCAGCTTACCGAATCGTATATCCTCTACATTACTTCCTGAACTCTTCAGCGCGACTCACGTTTTCTGATACTTGGGGCTACTACATAAATAACACTTGGAACGGCATGATCGGAGATATACATCTCGTGAAAGCGGATTTGTGCG GTACGGTGACATTCATGACAAAAGAACGAGCAACTGTATTAGAATACTTGATCCGGCCAACTCCAGTGAACTCCAAGTTTGTGTTTAGACAACCTCCACTCTCGTACCagaacaatttatttctattgccgtTCACAACTAGCGTATGGTACTGTGCTGCTGTATTTGTTCTTATACTCACATTCATATTGTATATTAACACTCAATGGGATAACAAGAAATATGAGGAATATAATAAG CAAAAAATGGACCAATCCTGTTTGCCACCAACTTGGAGTGATATCACGATTTTTGTTCTTAGTGCTATCTCACAACAAGGAAGTTCTAACGAATTGAAAG gtacaCTCGGACGCTTCGTTATGTTCCTCGTGTTCCTAGCATTCCTCTTTATCTATACTTCGTACTCTGCAAACATCGTTGCCCTATTGCAATCGACCTCAAACCAAATTCGGACTCTCTCTGATTTGTTAAATTCGAAACTCGAACTTGGAGTAGAAGATGTTGCctacaacaaatattatttttcg CCAGCATACGCTTCACGTAACCCAATAGCAAAAGCAATTTACGAAACGAAAATAGCACCGAAAGGTTCTCCAAACTTCATGAGCATTGAGGAGGGTATCAAGAGAATGCAAAAA AAACCTTTTGCCTTCAACATGAACCTAGGCGTTGGCTACAAAATAATCGCTGCATATTTTCAAGAACATGAGAAATGTGGACTTCAAGAAATAGACTTTATTCAGGGTAACCATCCGTGGTTATGTTGCAGGAAAAATTCGCCTTTCACCGAATTGTATAAAGTCgg gTTAATGAGAATAGAAGAACACGGTTTAAGTGACAGGGAAAACAATTTGATATACGCAAAGAAACCTGTGTGTACGTCAATGGGTGGGAGCTTTGGCTCAGTAAACATGGTTGACTTCTATCCAGTGTTACTCATGTTGCTGTACGGAATGATATTTGCTTTAGCATTGCTTGCCGCTGAGGTTTTCGTACATCGTCGAAAGCAAAAGAAATTGCGCTTTAATGAGGTCCACTCTGAATAg